The Mytilus galloprovincialis chromosome 2, xbMytGall1.hap1.1, whole genome shotgun sequence genome has a window encoding:
- the LOC143062355 gene encoding uncharacterized protein LOC143062355, protein MVMRLCTSDCPGEFTCGENECIPYSLVCNGNIDCQNEHSIAYEEYYVCLIEGCNENFKCDDGTCIPFEKLCDSHSDCAGGEDETRCYISGLVCPGGSKCKNGMCIPADWMCDGTPHCHDESDESPTTCNPEEFTTQVMEASTNSSNEDQPKRETKEQSRYQTTSPMHQSNDTNGGESGIENSSASVSGGGVLMGNNGDVLRSSMNNGLYLRMNAMTIFVGLSLVRILISSSLVIVF, encoded by the exons GTGACTGCCCAGGAGAGTTTACATGTGGTGAAAATGAGTGTATACCATACAGTTTGGTTTGTAATGGGAATATTGATTGCCAAAACGAACACAGCATTGCATATGAAGAATATTATGTTTGCTTGATAG AAGGCtgtaatgaaaattttaaatgtgaCGACGGAACATGCATTCCTTTTGAAAAGTTGTGCGATTCCCATAGTGATTGTGCCGGAGGTGAAGACGAAACAAGATGTTATATATCAG GTTTGGTATGTCCAGGTGGGTCTAAATGCAAAAATGGAATGTGTATCCCAGCAGATTGGATGTGTGATGGTACTCCACACTGCCATGACGAAAGCGATGAATCACCTACAACCTGTAACCCAGAAG AATTTACAACACAGGTGATGGAGGCATCAACAAATTCATCAAACGAAGACCAACCAAAACGGGAGACAAAAGAACAATCAAGATACCAGACAACTTCTCCAATGCATCAAAGTAATGATACGAACG GCGGTGAAAGTGGGATTGAGAATAGTAGCGCCAGTGTAAGCGGAGGGGGAGTGCTCATGGGCAATAATGGCGATGTTCTTCGATCAAGCATGAACAATG GTTTATATTTAAGAATGAATGCCATGACAATATTTGTTGGACTAAGTTTAGTTCGAATACTGATAAGCAGTTCATTAGTCATCGTATTTTGA